From Pseudobdellovibrionaceae bacterium, a single genomic window includes:
- a CDS encoding thymidylate synthase, whose amino-acid sequence MQTYLNLLEKVLAEGQVKTDRTQTGTLSLFGHQMRFDLKKGFPLLTTKKLHLPSIIHELLWFLSGDTNIKYLKDNSVNIWNPWADEEGNLGRVYGAQWRDWRNSKNQSVDQITNVIEQIKNNPDSRRHLVVAYNPGEVKDMALPPCHAFFQFYVLGGEISCQLYQRSSDVFLGLPFNIASYALLTHMVAQVCDLQAKELVVSLGDAHLYTNHIEQAKLQLKRAPKTLPKLHINPDVKDIFQFKFADFRIENYLPEESIKAPISI is encoded by the coding sequence ATGCAAACTTACCTTAACCTTTTAGAAAAAGTATTAGCAGAAGGACAAGTAAAAACGGATCGCACACAAACGGGAACTTTAAGTTTGTTTGGTCATCAAATGCGCTTTGATTTAAAAAAAGGCTTTCCTTTACTGACTACAAAAAAATTACACCTACCTTCTATTATACACGAACTTTTATGGTTTTTGTCGGGAGATACCAACATAAAGTATTTAAAAGATAATTCTGTAAACATTTGGAACCCCTGGGCCGATGAAGAAGGCAATTTAGGACGAGTTTACGGGGCACAATGGCGCGATTGGAGAAATTCTAAAAACCAATCGGTGGATCAAATTACCAATGTTATTGAACAGATAAAAAACAACCCCGACTCTAGAAGACACTTAGTTGTGGCTTACAACCCTGGAGAAGTAAAAGACATGGCCCTTCCTCCTTGCCACGCTTTTTTTCAATTTTATGTTTTGGGAGGAGAGATTTCTTGCCAGCTTTACCAAAGAAGCTCTGATGTATTTTTAGGTTTACCTTTTAATATTGCCAGCTACGCCCTTTTAACTCATATGGTTGCTCAAGTTTGTGATTTACAAGCTAAAGAACTTGTTGTCAGCCTTGGTGATGCTCACCTTTATACTAACCATATTGAACAGGCCAAACTACAACTAAAAAGAGCCCCTAAGACTTTACCAAAGTTACACATTAACCCTGATGTTAAAGATATTTTTCAATTTAAATTTGCAGATTTTCGGATAGAAAACTATTTGCCAGAAGAAAGTATAAAAGCCCCTATATCTATTTAA
- a CDS encoding HD domain-containing protein: MLEIRDPFHGFIAVSSEENLILRHPFFSRLRFIKQLGFTEFSFPGASHSRFIHSLGTCHLVSKAFDVIFKNAPCDEVFKKKLKKTVRLAGLLHDIGHGPLSHVAEVVMPPLSELNMSDISSEFAEDRQASHEDFSLKFILQSDFTKIINENFECDAIHVACLINKNLNPKNDFFIYEGIDYRPILSQLVSSELDMDRMDYLQRDAYYCGTKYGEFEFEWILNRLTWHQHEGAVYLALDHKALYSFDDYLLSRQNMYLMVYCHHRSVIYDEMLRRYFAEDETPFVLPAKLEEYHKCTDFWLYQILAKSKNVWAQRISTQTEFAKVKEWHSAFLNSAEPKAEATKAEKILKDNNITYIRSHSKMKMSNYYNVEVKNSEIFYPIFIKSKKNAEVKAVPIEECTDIFQKYAQSRYMIRLYVDPKDKLEAQKILK; encoded by the coding sequence ATGTTAGAAATTCGAGACCCTTTTCACGGTTTTATTGCAGTGAGTAGTGAAGAGAACTTAATTTTAAGACATCCTTTTTTTTCCCGTTTACGCTTTATTAAACAGCTGGGGTTTACGGAGTTTAGTTTTCCAGGAGCTAGCCATAGTCGGTTTATTCACTCCCTAGGAACTTGTCATTTAGTGTCCAAAGCCTTTGATGTTATTTTTAAAAATGCTCCTTGTGATGAAGTGTTTAAGAAAAAATTAAAAAAAACAGTGCGTTTAGCAGGTCTGTTGCACGACATAGGGCACGGACCTTTAAGTCATGTGGCCGAAGTGGTGATGCCCCCTTTATCAGAGTTAAATATGTCGGACATTTCTAGCGAATTTGCAGAAGATAGACAAGCTTCTCATGAAGATTTTAGCCTTAAATTTATTTTACAATCCGATTTTACAAAAATTATTAATGAAAACTTTGAGTGTGACGCCATTCATGTAGCGTGTTTAATTAATAAAAATTTAAATCCTAAAAATGATTTTTTTATATATGAAGGCATAGATTACCGGCCCATTTTAAGCCAACTAGTTAGCTCAGAATTAGACATGGACAGAATGGATTACTTACAAAGAGATGCTTATTATTGTGGTACAAAGTATGGTGAGTTTGAATTTGAATGGATTTTAAATCGTCTGACTTGGCACCAACACGAAGGGGCGGTGTATTTGGCTTTAGACCATAAAGCTTTATATTCGTTTGATGACTATTTATTGTCTCGTCAAAATATGTACTTAATGGTTTACTGCCATCACAGGTCTGTGATTTATGATGAAATGCTAAGGCGGTACTTTGCAGAAGATGAAACGCCATTTGTTTTGCCTGCAAAATTAGAAGAATACCACAAATGCACGGATTTTTGGTTATACCAAATTTTAGCAAAGTCGAAAAATGTTTGGGCTCAACGAATTAGCACGCAAACAGAATTTGCCAAAGTAAAAGAATGGCATTCCGCTTTTTTAAACTCTGCCGAACCAAAAGCAGAAGCTACAAAGGCAGAGAAAATTTTAAAAGACAACAATATCACCTACATCCGTTCACACTCTAAAATGAAAATGAGCAATTACTATAATGTAGAGGTAAAAAATTCAGAAATATTTTACCCTATATTTATAAAATCTAAAAAGAAC